The Changchengzhania lutea genomic sequence GGGATTCTGCTTTTCCTTATCCATAATAGAATCACTTTTATTTTTATTACCTGAAATAATATCACCAAGCATGCCCTTCACTTTATCTTTACCTTGATCTATCAATTTTTGTTTTTCGATTTCAATAAGTTGCTTGGTAAGATTAGCGACCCCGCTGGTTAAATCTGTTGATACATTGGGATTATTATAAGTACCAGAGATAATCGCCGTCACAGGTATGGAAATGGTATTTGCTTCTTCCGTATCAATTTTACCAATAAGTCTGTTCACTTCACTTCCCAAGTAGGACGCAGGAATATTAAATACAGCATTATAGTTCATGGTCTTATCAAAACCATGGGTTCCAAAAACATCAATAACGATATCCTTATATTTAAACTGAAAGGGTTTAACGCTTACTTGTCCGTTAGAAAATTCCAATTGTGTTTTTAAATCCTTTAAATCCAACCTATCAAAGTCTATAAAGCTTAAAGCGCCACCCAATTTACTTAGCACCTTACTCTGATTGGCACTAATACTGGTGGTCAATAATTCGGCTAAGGCTTTTCCGGACACTGAACTGAGATCTAAAGAAAAATCATCATTTAAATTACCCGAAAGCCCAATGCTCGTATTTAATTTTCCTTGAAGAATTCTAGCCACGGGAGCCAAATTTTGAAGCAGTTCCAATTCATTGAACGATTTTGAAATATCAAATTGATCGGCGACCAGGTTTAAATTAAACTTTGAAACATCATTATTGGCGATAACGTCTCCCGCAAGTGCTAAGGTCCCGTCAAACAAGCTAGAGGTGACGTCGCGGAGTGCCACTTGTTCATCTTTAATGGAAATTACGCCTTTAACATCCTGCAATTTAAGATCATCATAAATTACAGTATTGGCATAGGCGCTCACTGTGCAATCCAGAAATGCTGGAATTTTAAGCGATTCCGAGGTCTTATTAGTTGCTTTGTTTTCGCCAGTAGCTTCTTCTTCTGTCATAAAATCACTCACCTTAAAGACGTTAGAATTCAATGTGAAATTACCTTTTAGCGTATTATCGCTAAACATAAAGCCAAGTAGGTTTGTAATGGTTCCGGTAGCGCTAATGTCACTTTCACCGGTTTTAGCTTTAAAGGATTTTAAATTGACATTACCTGCGTTTAAAGTCATATTCGCTTCAGAAATTTGCATCGGCATATTAAATGCGTCGTTAGCAAATGTAACATTACTCACGTTGGCATAACCATCACTTTTAATTCTTGAATAGGCATTGGTTTCAATGGCATTCATATCAAAAGCCGTATTTATTTTTCCTTTTAAAATCCCTGTCAAGTTTTGTTCTAAATCAATTGGGTAGGCTTGGCTCAGATTGGCCAAATTCAATGTGCCGTCAACCGTCGCATCCACCAGCATATTTTTTGTTAAATTTCTCAATGTAGCAGACGATTTGAAAACGTCCTCATCAATTTTAAAATTTAAGGTTTCAATATCTATATAGGTGTCATCGGCATTTCCTGTTGTGTTTTTAATGCCCATGTTTATAGAAATATTATCGACACGTTTCGGAAGGTCTGGGTATTTAAATGAGGCATTATTTGAAGTCACGTTGATATCTAAGGTAGGAATCGTGTTATTGGTCATCTGGCCTTTTATAAGACCTTTAATTTTAAAATCGCCACTGGTCTCTACGTTTTCTATATTTTTTGAATAGGCTTCAGGAATAACAGCCAAAAAATGTTTAAAGGATGACGAAGGATTTTCAAACGAAATGTCAATGTCTTGACCATCATCCAACATTTGAACATAGCCTGTAAACTCTAAAGGTAATTGATTGATGTAACCTTTATTTTCTTTAAAGGTATACTTATAATTGGTTAAATCCAATCCTATGAGCGCATCAAGTTTAACGGCATTATTATCTAAATAATTAGTACTGTCTATGGTAATACTGAGGTGGGCGTCGCTAGTGGTCTGTAATTCTGACTGGTTTGCAGAAAAGAGGCCTTTTCCTTGATGATTTAATTCTGAAATATGCACTATAATGTCTGAGGCTTCATCAATATAAGTTAGTGCGCTTTTGTTGATCTCGTAATTTTTTAAATCGAATGAAAAGTACGTACTGTCGGTCGCTGCATTTTCCTTTTCAATAAGGATGTCATAGTTATCGTTGCCAAATTTATTGGTTTTTAGCGTTAGCAGTGCCTCGTTAATTTCAATGGCATTGACAACAATAGGGTCGCCACTACTGGTTTTAAAAAGCTCTTTTACGGGCATGCTAAAGGCAATATCTTTAGCCGTCGCTAATGTTTCATCTTTAAAGGGTTCAAAATTGGTAATCACCAAATTACTCACATTAATATGGGCGTTTGGGAAATCCCTAAAAAAACTTAAGTTCACATCGCTAAACTCCACGTTCGCATTCAGGTTATTGTTTATAAAGTTTTTGACCATGGTTTTAATTTGACCTTGAAACGCAAACGGAATAACCAATAACAGCGCCATGATAATTAGTATACTGATGCTTGTTATTTTTAATGTTTTTTTCATGAGAATTTTTATGCTAAAATGTGTGGAACAATCGAAGTCTAAGTAAATGAATATTCTTTAAAGTGAATGACTCATAACATTTATTTATTGCCTCATTATGAATACTTTAACTAAATGAGCTCAATTTCTTCGTTAATAGCTAGTTTGAACCGTTTTCTGAATAGATAAACCCCCAAGTATAAAAATGGCGTATCACAGGCCGCAATAAGCACTTTGAATAAAAAACCAGCGATTAGCAGGCCTAAAAATTTATCCCAAGCTATAATGCTGAAGGCGCACAACAAAATGAGCACGGTAAAGGTATCTACAAACTGAGATAAAAAGGTTGAAAAGTTATTGCGCAACCACAAGTGTTTGCCTTTGGTAAGTCGTTTCCAGAAATGATAAATTTGAATATCGACAAACTGCGCAAACAAATAGGCCATCATACTGGCAAAAACAGCAAGCATGGTATTGCCAAAAACGGTAGAGAACATGCTGTCGGTTACGGGAGACCATGCTGTTGCGGGTACTGCATTTGATACAGAAATAATCAATAATGAAAAAAGCGATGCAAAAATACCAGCAACCACTACTTGGTTCGCGCGTTTTTTACCGTAAATCTCGCTGATTAAATCTGTAATTAAAAAGGTAATGGGGTAGGGCAAGATGCCCACGGAAAGTTCAAAAAGCTTCGTCCCAAACAATTCGATGTCTAAAGGATACCAGTAAAAGAATTTTTGAAATATTAAATTAGAAACCACTAAGGAGGTAATAAATAACGAGCCCAAAAGTAGATAGATACGTTGGGCAACAAGTTGGTCTTTAATGGTCATAGAGGCGGTAAAAGATTTAAATAATGGCAGCATATGTATCACGGTTCCAGTTAAAACAGTATGAAGAACTAAAATTGTGAATAAATAGCTTGTTGTAAATATAAAGTAAACCATTTACTTTTCATTATTTTGCTTTCACTTATGATGCACCCAAAAATTTTCCACATTGCCTTAGGCAGT encodes the following:
- a CDS encoding AsmA-like C-terminal region-containing protein; translated protein: MKKTLKITSISILIIMALLLVIPFAFQGQIKTMVKNFINNNLNANVEFSDVNLSFFRDFPNAHINVSNLVITNFEPFKDETLATAKDIAFSMPVKELFKTSSGDPIVVNAIEINEALLTLKTNKFGNDNYDILIEKENAATDSTYFSFDLKNYEINKSALTYIDEASDIIVHISELNHQGKGLFSANQSELQTTSDAHLSITIDSTNYLDNNAVKLDALIGLDLTNYKYTFKENKGYINQLPLEFTGYVQMLDDGQDIDISFENPSSSFKHFLAVIPEAYSKNIENVETSGDFKIKGLIKGQMTNNTIPTLDINVTSNNASFKYPDLPKRVDNISINMGIKNTTGNADDTYIDIETLNFKIDEDVFKSSATLRNLTKNMLVDATVDGTLNLANLSQAYPIDLEQNLTGILKGKINTAFDMNAIETNAYSRIKSDGYANVSNVTFANDAFNMPMQISEANMTLNAGNVNLKSFKAKTGESDISATGTITNLLGFMFSDNTLKGNFTLNSNVFKVSDFMTEEEATGENKATNKTSESLKIPAFLDCTVSAYANTVIYDDLKLQDVKGVISIKDEQVALRDVTSSLFDGTLALAGDVIANNDVSKFNLNLVADQFDISKSFNELELLQNLAPVARILQGKLNTSIGLSGNLNDDFSLDLSSVSGKALAELLTTSISANQSKVLSKLGGALSFIDFDRLDLKDLKTQLEFSNGQVSVKPFQFKYKDIVIDVFGTHGFDKTMNYNAVFNIPASYLGSEVNRLIGKIDTEEANTISIPVTAIISGTYNNPNVSTDLTSGVANLTKQLIEIEKQKLIDQGKDKVKGMLGDIISGNKNKSDSIMDKEKQNPIKEVFVDILKGNKAQTDSTQVKKADTTSASTQEGLRKVLGALIRNRAKKDTIN
- a CDS encoding queuosine precursor transporter, translating into MTIKDQLVAQRIYLLLGSLFITSLVVSNLIFQKFFYWYPLDIELFGTKLFELSVGILPYPITFLITDLISEIYGKKRANQVVVAGIFASLFSLLIISVSNAVPATAWSPVTDSMFSTVFGNTMLAVFASMMAYLFAQFVDIQIYHFWKRLTKGKHLWLRNNFSTFLSQFVDTFTVLILLCAFSIIAWDKFLGLLIAGFLFKVLIAACDTPFLYLGVYLFRKRFKLAINEEIELI